Proteins encoded in a region of the Haloglomus salinum genome:
- a CDS encoding FAD-dependent oxidoreductase produces MDESDLRVVAVRECGPDTVAIEFETPPELDAQPGQFVKLTAEVEGDSVSRFYTISSPDVEGTFEITVGYDPDEGGPFSEYLLALAADDRVRMAGPFGSDFYESEPRAVVLAGGPGIGPAVGIAERALAEGNEAAVVYRDDAPVHEERLAALAAAGAAVYVLGADEPLADAVSAVVTGEPGEQLFVYGFETFLDAATDAMAAVGATPDDAKVENFG; encoded by the coding sequence ATGGACGAATCCGACCTCCGCGTCGTCGCCGTTCGCGAGTGCGGCCCGGACACGGTCGCCATCGAGTTCGAGACGCCGCCCGAACTGGACGCCCAGCCGGGACAGTTCGTGAAACTCACCGCCGAGGTCGAGGGGGACTCGGTCTCCCGCTTCTACACCATCTCCTCGCCCGACGTGGAGGGGACATTCGAGATTACGGTCGGCTACGACCCCGACGAAGGGGGCCCATTCAGCGAGTACCTGCTCGCGCTGGCGGCTGACGACCGCGTGCGGATGGCCGGGCCGTTCGGGAGCGACTTCTACGAGAGCGAGCCGCGTGCGGTCGTACTCGCCGGCGGCCCTGGTATCGGCCCCGCAGTGGGAATCGCCGAGCGCGCGCTGGCCGAGGGCAACGAGGCCGCCGTCGTCTACCGTGACGACGCACCGGTTCACGAGGAGCGCCTCGCTGCCCTCGCGGCCGCTGGCGCGGCGGTGTACGTACTCGGCGCCGACGAACCGCTGGCCGATGCCGTCAGCGCCGTCGTCACAGGCGAGCCGGGCGAGCAGCTGTTCGTCTACGGCTTCGAGACGTTCCTCGACGCCGCCACCGACGCGATGGCTGCTGTCGGCGCCACGCCCGACGACGCCAAGGTGGAGAACTTCGGGTAA
- a CDS encoding methyltransferase domain-containing protein — MNDTDPTADPSPTGADGTGADSADAEATDAAEADRSPVLLVRENREYLLQPGERLETDLGILRVPDDVQPGDTVATHLDTEFVVRRLRGPDLFHHFERTGAPMVPRDIGLVLGETGVGAGDRVLDAGTGTGVLAAYLARAGAEVLTYEQDPEFADVARENMAMAGVADAVTVRTGDVTDDLDALADGSDDAAAAGFDVVTLDTADAPTVAARADELLVPGGYLAMYVPFVEGSREAALAAEDAGLVDVTTHETIQREFTFGERGSRPDTAPVGHTGFLTVARAPDAPTLVDEG, encoded by the coding sequence GTGAACGACACCGACCCGACGGCGGACCCGTCGCCGACCGGAGCGGACGGCACCGGGGCGGACAGCGCCGACGCCGAGGCCACTGATGCTGCCGAGGCCGACCGGTCCCCGGTCCTGCTCGTCCGTGAGAACCGTGAGTACCTGCTCCAGCCCGGTGAGCGGCTGGAGACCGACCTCGGTATCCTCCGGGTCCCCGACGATGTCCAGCCGGGCGACACCGTCGCGACCCACCTCGACACCGAGTTCGTCGTCCGGCGGCTGCGCGGCCCGGACCTGTTCCACCACTTCGAGCGGACGGGCGCGCCGATGGTGCCACGCGACATCGGCCTCGTCCTCGGTGAGACGGGGGTCGGCGCGGGCGACCGCGTCCTCGACGCCGGTACCGGGACCGGGGTCCTCGCGGCCTATCTCGCCCGTGCCGGTGCCGAGGTACTCACCTACGAGCAGGACCCCGAGTTCGCCGACGTCGCGCGCGAGAACATGGCCATGGCCGGCGTCGCCGACGCCGTCACGGTCCGCACCGGCGACGTGACCGACGACCTCGACGCGCTCGCCGACGGGAGCGACGACGCGGCGGCGGCCGGGTTCGACGTCGTCACGCTGGATACGGCCGACGCACCGACGGTCGCGGCGCGGGCCGACGAGTTGCTCGTGCCGGGCGGCTACCTCGCCATGTACGTGCCGTTCGTCGAGGGCTCGCGCGAGGCAGCACTCGCCGCCGAGGATGCCGGCCTGGTCGACGTGACGACCCACGAGACCATCCAGCGTGAGTTCACGTTCGGCGAGCGCGGCTCCCGCCCGGACACCGCGCCCGTCGGGCACACCGGGTTCCTGACGGTCGCGCGGGCGCCCGACGCGCCGACGCTCGTGGACGAGGGCTGA
- a CDS encoding 2-oxoacid:ferredoxin oxidoreductase subunit beta: MSSDIRFTDFKSDAQPTWCPGCGDFGTMNGMMKALANTGNDPDNTFVVAGIGCSGKIGTYMHSYALHGVHGRALPVGIGVKMANPNLEVMVAGGDGDGYSIGAGHFVHAVRRNVDMSYVVMDNRIYGLTKGQFSPTSREDFETSTSPEGTKQQPVNPLALALSAGGTFIAQSFSSDAQRHAEIVQQAIEHDGFGFVNVYSPCVTFNDVDTYDYFRDTIVDLEDTDHDSTDYDDAKEKILDADKEYQGVIYQDENSVGFEEREGITESMADIPDGAPDDAMDLVREFY; the protein is encoded by the coding sequence ATGAGCTCCGATATCCGATTCACCGACTTCAAGTCCGACGCACAGCCCACCTGGTGTCCCGGTTGCGGTGACTTCGGCACCATGAACGGGATGATGAAGGCCCTCGCGAACACGGGCAACGACCCGGACAACACGTTCGTGGTCGCCGGCATCGGCTGTTCCGGCAAGATCGGGACGTACATGCACTCGTACGCGCTCCACGGCGTGCACGGGCGCGCGCTCCCGGTCGGCATCGGCGTGAAGATGGCCAACCCCAACCTGGAAGTGATGGTCGCCGGCGGCGACGGCGACGGGTACTCCATCGGGGCCGGCCACTTCGTCCACGCCGTCCGCCGGAACGTCGACATGTCCTACGTCGTGATGGACAACCGCATCTACGGCCTCACGAAGGGCCAGTTCTCGCCGACCTCGCGCGAGGACTTCGAGACCTCCACGTCGCCGGAGGGCACGAAGCAGCAGCCGGTCAACCCGCTCGCGCTGGCGCTCTCGGCCGGTGGGACGTTCATCGCGCAGTCGTTCTCCTCGGACGCCCAGCGCCACGCCGAGATCGTCCAGCAGGCCATCGAGCACGACGGCTTCGGCTTCGTCAACGTCTACAGCCCGTGCGTGACGTTCAACGACGTCGACACGTACGACTACTTCCGCGACACCATCGTGGACCTCGAGGACACGGACCACGACTCGACGGACTACGACGACGCCAAGGAGAAGATCCTCGACGCGGACAAGGAGTACCAGGGCGTCATCTACCAGGACGAGAACTCCGTCGGCTTCGAGGAGCGCGAGGGCATCACCGAGTCGATGGCCGACATCCCGGACGGGGCTCCCGACGACGCGATGGACCTCGTCCGCGAGTTCTACTGA
- a CDS encoding 2-oxoacid:acceptor oxidoreductase subunit alpha — MPDDLNWAIGGEAGDGIDSTGKIFAQALSRAGRHVFTSKDFASRIRGGYTAYKVRTAVDRVESVVDRLDILIALTERTVDENMDELHDDSVIIFDGERTMMSDFEAPGEMTGLDVPLKRLAEEAGGAIVRNIVALGAACEVAGFPIENLDEALEKRFGDKGSAIVDTNKQAARLGQEYVQDEYDLTTDYELETTDNDYVLLNGDEAIGMGAIAAGCRFYSGYPITPATDVMEYLTGRVDRYGGKVVQAEDELSAINMALGAARAGARSMTATSGPGIDLMTETFGLIAQTETPLVICDVMRSGPSTGMPTKQEQGDLNMTLYGGHGEIPRFVLAPTSVAECFHKTIEAFNLAEKYQTPVFLVSDLAMAVTEQTYEPEQFDMDAVEIERGRVVDEDDVEEWTNEKDQFTPHAATDDGVSPRTFPGVEGGAHMTTGLEHDELGRRTEEEEIRVEQVDKRQRKVETALEREDWSPREFGDSDSDNLVISWGSNEGAMLEAIDFLEEEGVDVRFLSCPYIFPREALAEEIREADEVIVVECNATGQWADVLEHDALERVKRINKYTGVRFKADELAERVKQELAGETAEVEAE, encoded by the coding sequence ATGCCAGACGACCTGAACTGGGCCATCGGCGGCGAAGCCGGCGATGGGATCGACTCCACCGGGAAGATCTTCGCACAGGCACTCTCCCGGGCGGGTCGACACGTCTTCACGTCGAAGGACTTCGCGTCCCGGATTCGGGGCGGGTACACCGCGTACAAGGTCCGGACCGCTGTCGACCGTGTCGAGAGCGTCGTGGACCGACTCGATATCCTCATCGCGCTGACCGAGCGGACGGTCGATGAGAACATGGACGAACTCCACGACGACTCGGTCATCATCTTCGACGGCGAGCGGACGATGATGTCCGACTTCGAAGCGCCGGGCGAGATGACCGGCCTCGACGTGCCCCTGAAACGACTCGCGGAGGAGGCCGGTGGGGCCATCGTCCGCAACATCGTCGCGCTGGGGGCGGCCTGCGAGGTCGCGGGCTTCCCCATCGAGAACCTCGACGAGGCCCTCGAGAAGCGCTTCGGGGACAAGGGCTCGGCCATCGTCGACACCAACAAACAGGCCGCCCGGCTCGGCCAGGAGTACGTCCAGGACGAGTACGACCTGACCACCGACTACGAACTGGAGACGACCGATAACGACTACGTCCTGCTGAACGGCGACGAGGCCATCGGGATGGGCGCCATCGCCGCCGGCTGCCGGTTCTACTCGGGCTATCCCATCACGCCCGCGACGGACGTGATGGAGTATCTCACCGGACGGGTCGACCGCTACGGCGGGAAGGTGGTACAGGCCGAGGACGAACTCTCGGCGATCAACATGGCGCTGGGTGCGGCCCGTGCCGGGGCGCGCTCGATGACCGCCACGTCCGGCCCGGGTATCGACCTGATGACCGAGACGTTCGGCCTCATCGCGCAGACCGAGACGCCGCTGGTCATCTGTGACGTGATGCGCTCGGGTCCCTCGACCGGGATGCCGACGAAGCAGGAGCAGGGCGACCTCAATATGACCCTGTACGGCGGACACGGCGAGATTCCGCGGTTCGTCCTCGCGCCGACGAGCGTCGCGGAGTGTTTCCACAAGACCATCGAGGCGTTCAACCTCGCCGAGAAGTACCAGACGCCGGTCTTCCTGGTGAGCGACCTCGCGATGGCGGTCACCGAGCAGACCTACGAGCCCGAGCAGTTCGACATGGACGCCGTCGAAATCGAGCGCGGGCGCGTCGTCGACGAGGACGACGTCGAGGAGTGGACCAACGAGAAGGACCAGTTCACGCCTCATGCCGCGACGGACGACGGCGTCTCGCCCCGGACGTTCCCGGGTGTGGAGGGTGGTGCCCACATGACGACCGGGCTGGAGCACGACGAGCTCGGGCGCCGGACCGAGGAGGAGGAGATACGCGTCGAGCAGGTCGACAAGCGCCAGCGGAAGGTCGAGACAGCCCTCGAGCGCGAGGACTGGTCGCCCCGCGAGTTCGGCGACTCCGACTCGGACAACCTCGTCATCTCCTGGGGCTCGAACGAGGGCGCGATGCTCGAGGCCATCGACTTCCTCGAGGAGGAGGGCGTCGACGTGCGTTTCCTCTCCTGTCCCTACATCTTCCCGCGCGAGGCCCTCGCCGAGGAGATCCGCGAGGCTGACGAAGTCATCGTCGTGGAGTGTAACGCGACCGGCCAGTGGGCGGACGTGCTCGAACACGACGCCCTCGAGCGGGTCAAGCGCATCAACAAGTACACCGGCGTGCGGTTCAAGGCCGACGAACTCGCAGAGCGGGTGAAACAGGAACTGGCGGGCGAGACCGCCGAGGTGGAAGCAGAATGA
- a CDS encoding SDR family NAD(P)-dependent oxidoreductase — protein MSLHSAEFGVEGKRAIVTGASQGIGRTVAETLAAGGADVAICSRSQDRVDPVAEGINEDPDAGDCLAVECNVREREEVEAFVEATVEELGGVDILVNNAGGEFVAAFDDISPNGWEAIVDLNLHGTFHCTQVAGQAMREDDNPGGVVINMSSVNGQHAAPNESHYSASKAAIIRLTETLSVEWADHSIRVNCVAPGLIQTPGVAETLGIDESDMPPRDQVDRRIGHTEDIADVVQFLASPAAAFVNGETYTVKGVPRAGNSMSADLGLQ, from the coding sequence ATGTCACTCCACAGTGCGGAGTTCGGCGTCGAAGGGAAGCGGGCCATCGTCACCGGCGCGAGTCAGGGTATCGGCCGCACCGTCGCGGAGACGCTCGCGGCCGGCGGGGCCGACGTGGCCATCTGCTCGCGCTCGCAGGACCGGGTCGACCCGGTCGCCGAGGGCATCAACGAGGACCCGGACGCGGGCGACTGCCTGGCCGTCGAATGCAACGTCCGCGAGCGCGAGGAGGTCGAGGCGTTCGTCGAGGCGACCGTCGAGGAACTCGGCGGGGTCGACATCCTCGTCAACAATGCGGGCGGCGAGTTCGTCGCCGCGTTCGACGACATCTCCCCGAACGGCTGGGAGGCCATCGTCGACCTCAACCTGCACGGTACGTTCCACTGCACGCAGGTCGCAGGCCAGGCGATGCGCGAAGACGACAACCCCGGCGGCGTCGTCATCAACATGTCCAGCGTGAACGGCCAGCACGCCGCCCCCAACGAGAGCCACTACTCCGCCTCGAAGGCGGCCATCATCCGGCTCACGGAGACGCTGTCGGTCGAGTGGGCCGACCACTCGATCCGTGTCAACTGCGTCGCGCCCGGCCTCATCCAGACGCCCGGCGTCGCGGAGACGCTCGGCATCGACGAGTCAGACATGCCGCCGCGCGACCAGGTGGACCGCCGCATCGGGCACACGGAGGATATCGCGGACGTGGTCCAGTTCCTCGCCTCGCCCGCGGCGGCGTTCGTCAACGGCGAGACGTACACGGTGAAGGGGGTCCCGCGTGCCGGCAACTCGATGAGCGCCGACCTCGGCCTGCAGTAG
- a CDS encoding nascent polypeptide-associated complex protein, whose amino-acid sequence MFGGGGGLNPRKMKQMMEQMGIDLEDLDAEEVIIRTPDEDLVFTDAQVQKMDAQGQATYQVVGSPESRPRGEGGTAAAVEGDTGAETESDADAGGAIPDSDVEIVAARTGASEADAREALEATDGDLAAAVEMLE is encoded by the coding sequence ATGTTCGGAGGAGGCGGCGGACTCAACCCCCGCAAGATGAAGCAGATGATGGAGCAGATGGGTATCGACCTCGAGGACCTCGACGCCGAGGAGGTCATCATCCGGACCCCCGACGAGGACCTCGTCTTCACCGACGCCCAGGTGCAGAAGATGGACGCGCAGGGGCAGGCAACGTATCAGGTCGTCGGCTCGCCGGAGTCCCGCCCGCGTGGAGAGGGCGGTACTGCGGCCGCCGTCGAGGGCGACACCGGCGCCGAGACCGAGTCTGACGCCGACGCTGGCGGGGCGATTCCGGATTCCGACGTGGAGATCGTCGCCGCGCGGACGGGTGCGAGCGAGGCCGACGCACGCGAGGCGCTCGAAGCGACGGACGGTGACCTCGCGGCCGCCGTCGAGATGCTGGAGTGA